The Saliniradius amylolyticus DNA segment GGCACTCGCCGGAGCACTATTGCAGCAGCATCTGGTGGATGAGCTAATGCTGTATCAGGCACCTAAGTTGATGGGTGATAAGGCTAAAGGGTTATGTTTAATGCCCAGCCTCAGCCATATGAATGAAGCTCTCTCGCTCAGTTGGAGCGACATCCGTCAGGTAGGCGAGGACCTGAGGCTGACGGCCCGGGTATTACCTCAAAACCAGAAAAAGTAGAACCATTATGTTTACAGGCATTATTGAAGCAGTAGGCACCATTGCCGCCATGCAGCAAACCGGCGGCGATGTGAGATTAAAAGTCTCCACCGGCAAGTTGGATATGAGCGATGTTGCCCTCGGTGATAGCATAGCCACTAATGGCGTGTGTTTGACCGTGGTGGAATTCGGTGGTGATTATTATGCCGCCGATGTGTCCGTGGAAACACTGAAGCGCTCCGGCTTTACCGATTATAAGACTGGCGATCAGGTTAACCTGGAAAAGGCCATGCAACCCAACTCCCGTTTTGGCGGCCACATTGTCAGCGGCCATGTGGATGGGGTCGGTGAGTTACAATCCATTACCGAGACGGCCCGGGCGGTGGAGATCTGGATCAAGGCCCCGGATAAGCTGGCGAAATATATCGCCGAGAAGGGCTCTATTACCGTAGATGGCGTAAGCCTGACCACCAATGAGGTTAAGGGGGCCAGCTTTAAGCTGACCCTGGTTCCTCACACCTTACAGGAAACCAACATCAGTACCTACAAGGTGGGCACTAAGGTCAATCTGGAGGTGGATGTGGTGGCCCGTTACCTGGAGCGGTTGCTGTTAGGCGATAAAGCCGCAAAGAGCGATGAGTCTGATATCAGCATGGCGTTTCTGGCCGAACACGGTTATCTGAAAGGCCGCTAAAATAACAACAGGCAGCCTGGCTGCATCGAATTTACCCTACACAATTGAGCGAATTTATGGCGTTAAACACGACTCAGGAAATAATCGAGGATATTCGTCAGGGCAAGATGGTGATCCTGATGGACGACGAGGACCGGGAGAACGAAGGCGATCTGATCATGGCCGCCGAGCATATTACCCCAGAGGCGATCAACTTTATGGTCACCTTCGCCCGCGGGCTGGTGTGTTTGCCGATGACCGAACAACGCTGTGCCCGTCTGAATCTGCCGTTGATGGTCACCAACAACGGCGCCCAGTTTTCCACCAATTTTACGGTGTCCATTGAGGCCGCCGAAGGGGTGACTACAGGGATTTCTGCCGCCGACCGTGCGCGAACGGTACAGGCCGCGGTCGCCGCCGATGCTACTGCCGAAGACATTGTTCAGCCCGGGCATATTTTCCCGCTCATCGCCAAAGAAGGTGGTGTATTGAACCGCGCGGGACACACCGAAGCCGGCGTGGATCTGGCAAGGCTGGCAGGGTGTGAACCGGCGGCGGTGATCGTAGAGATCTTAAACGACGACGGCACCATGGCGCGTCGTCCGCAGCTGGAAGAGTTCGCTGAAAAACATGGCATCAAGATTGGCACTATTGCCGATCTGATCGAGTATCGGAATCTCAACGAAACCACCATTGAGAAAGTAGCCGAGTGCAAGCTACCTACCGATTACGGTGAGTTTGATCTGATTACCTTTAAGGACGTGATCGACAATCAACTGCATTTTGTGCTGAAAAACACGGTAGTTTCACCCGACGATCCCACGTTGGTGCGGGTTCATTTGCATAATACCTTCAGCGATTTGCTCGGTTCGCAGCGCTCGCTGGACCGCAGTATGGGCCTACCTCAGGCCATGCAGCGCATTGCCGACGAAGGTGGCGTGTTATTGCTGCTGGGTAAAGACGAAACCAACGACGAACTGATCGCCACCCTGAAGCAGTTTGAGGCTGAGGATAAAGGCGAGAAGTCGGCGGGGAATAAGTGGGATGGCTCCTCACGCACCGTAGGCGTCGGTTGTCAGATCCTGGCCTCGTTGGGAGTGAAGAAAATGCGACTGCTCAGCAAGCCTAAAAAATACCATGCCCTGTCCGGTTTCGGGTTGGAAGTGGTGGAATTCGTTTCCTAAAAATATCCTAAAACTCTGGCGTGTTATGCTACTATACGCGCCGTTTTGAATCAGGAAGGCCGACATGAATATCATTGAAGGTAATCTGCGTGCCACCGGCAAAAAATTTGCTCTGGTGGTGTCTCGTTTTAACAGCTTTGTAGTGGAAAGCCTGGTGGATGGCGCTCTGGATACACTGGAACGAGTAGGTGAAGTTAACGAACAGGACATTACTCTGGTTCGTGTGCCCGGGGCCTATGAACTGCCGGTGGTTGCCAAAAAGTTGGCCAACAGCGGCAAGTTCGACGCTATTATCGCTCTGGGCGCGGTGATCCGAGGTGGTACTCCCCACTTTGACTTCGTGGCTGGCGAGTGTAACAAGGGATTGGCACAGGTATCTCTGGATGCAGAATTGCCGGTGGCCTTTGGCGTGATCACCACAGACTCCATTGAGCAAGCCATCGAGCGCTCCGGCACTAAGGCCGGAAATAAAGGTGCCGAGGCGGCCATGGGTGCGCTGGAAATGGTAAATGTAATTGACCAGATTGAAGGAGCCTGAGGTTGAAACCCGCTGCTCGCCATAAGGCCAGAGAGATTGCCCTGCAGGGCATCTACTCATGGCAGATGACTCAAAATTCCGCCAACCAGATTGAGTTACATCTGGCTACCACCAATCAGATGGAAGAGGTGGACCTGGAGTACTTTCAGGAATTATTGCGTTCGGTCATTAAACAGTCGGAAGATCTGGATAAGGCCATTCGACCCTACCTAGGACGCTTGCCGGAAGAAATGGATCCGGTGGAAAAAGCGATTTTGCGCATGGCGACCTATGAGCTTCAGCATCGTCTGGATGTTCCCTATCGGGTGGTTATCAACGAGGCGATTGAGCTGGCCAAGGTATTTGGCGCCGACGAAAGTCATAAATTCGTTAACGGGGTATTGGATAAAGCCATCCGAAAGCTCCGCCAACACGAACAGTAGTCGTGCAAGAATTCGATATTATCGATAGCTTCTTTCGTACCCGAAGCCACCAACGCCGTGATGTTGAGGTAGGTATTGGCGATGATTGTGCGGTCACTCAGGTGCCCGAAGGTCAGAGCTTGTGTACTACCACGGATACGCTGGTCGAGGGTGTGCACTTTCCCAAAGATACGCCGGTACA contains these protein-coding regions:
- the ribE gene encoding 6,7-dimethyl-8-ribityllumazine synthase, with amino-acid sequence MNIIEGNLRATGKKFALVVSRFNSFVVESLVDGALDTLERVGEVNEQDITLVRVPGAYELPVVAKKLANSGKFDAIIALGAVIRGGTPHFDFVAGECNKGLAQVSLDAELPVAFGVITTDSIEQAIERSGTKAGNKGAEAAMGALEMVNVIDQIEGA
- a CDS encoding riboflavin synthase, whose protein sequence is MFTGIIEAVGTIAAMQQTGGDVRLKVSTGKLDMSDVALGDSIATNGVCLTVVEFGGDYYAADVSVETLKRSGFTDYKTGDQVNLEKAMQPNSRFGGHIVSGHVDGVGELQSITETARAVEIWIKAPDKLAKYIAEKGSITVDGVSLTTNEVKGASFKLTLVPHTLQETNISTYKVGTKVNLEVDVVARYLERLLLGDKAAKSDESDISMAFLAEHGYLKGR
- the ribBA gene encoding bifunctional 3,4-dihydroxy-2-butanone-4-phosphate synthase/GTP cyclohydrolase II; translated protein: MALNTTQEIIEDIRQGKMVILMDDEDRENEGDLIMAAEHITPEAINFMVTFARGLVCLPMTEQRCARLNLPLMVTNNGAQFSTNFTVSIEAAEGVTTGISAADRARTVQAAVAADATAEDIVQPGHIFPLIAKEGGVLNRAGHTEAGVDLARLAGCEPAAVIVEILNDDGTMARRPQLEEFAEKHGIKIGTIADLIEYRNLNETTIEKVAECKLPTDYGEFDLITFKDVIDNQLHFVLKNTVVSPDDPTLVRVHLHNTFSDLLGSQRSLDRSMGLPQAMQRIADEGGVLLLLGKDETNDELIATLKQFEAEDKGEKSAGNKWDGSSRTVGVGCQILASLGVKKMRLLSKPKKYHALSGFGLEVVEFVS
- the nusB gene encoding transcription antitermination factor NusB produces the protein MKPAARHKAREIALQGIYSWQMTQNSANQIELHLATTNQMEEVDLEYFQELLRSVIKQSEDLDKAIRPYLGRLPEEMDPVEKAILRMATYELQHRLDVPYRVVINEAIELAKVFGADESHKFVNGVLDKAIRKLRQHEQ